One Streptomyces sp. RPA4-2 genomic window carries:
- a CDS encoding APC family permease, which yields MTDTLRPVETAAPDTASTASDSPQKLKRSIGIVGGTLLTLSCVTPASTLFVVVPDLFSSLGTATALTIAIGSLLCIAVAFCYSELGTLIPSAGGEYAMVSTLAGRLAGWLVFVLSLLVVMIVPPVIAMGTADYLAPIVHLNASLAGAGVMLLATLAGLLDLRANAWITGVFLVLEVIAAAVVAVLGFAHSQRGAGSLVSMQVAGSGGHTDTVTAMLVVSGLAIALFITQGFSTAVYLSEELENPRRNVARTVLATLAISSVIILVPVVAITMGAPDLSALTGGDISTMVTAWSNSAVGTFVSLCVALAIINAGIVMVIQNSRVLFASARDKAWPGPVNKGLSRLGRFGSPWVATLLVGVPGAALCFVNLDTLYGVTGVSVTAMYLLVAVAALLARRGSHAHTPAWRMPLWPAVPVLLIAVLAYILSQQETVYLVWTGGITAVATLYWAFYLRPRRETRWLVSIPEDAQA from the coding sequence ATGACCGACACGCTCCGCCCTGTCGAGACCGCTGCCCCGGACACCGCCTCCACGGCCTCCGACAGCCCCCAGAAGCTCAAGCGCTCCATCGGCATCGTCGGAGGCACCCTGCTCACGCTCTCCTGCGTGACACCCGCCTCCACGCTCTTCGTGGTCGTGCCCGACCTGTTCTCGTCCCTCGGCACCGCGACCGCGCTCACCATCGCGATCGGCTCGCTGCTCTGTATCGCCGTGGCGTTCTGCTACTCGGAACTCGGCACCCTCATCCCCAGCGCGGGCGGCGAGTACGCCATGGTCTCCACGCTGGCCGGCCGGCTCGCGGGCTGGCTGGTCTTCGTGCTCTCCCTGCTCGTCGTCATGATCGTGCCGCCGGTGATCGCGATGGGCACCGCGGACTACCTGGCACCGATCGTGCACCTCAACGCGTCGCTGGCCGGTGCGGGCGTGATGCTCCTGGCCACCCTCGCGGGCCTGCTCGACCTGCGGGCCAACGCCTGGATCACCGGTGTCTTCCTGGTCCTGGAGGTCATCGCGGCGGCCGTGGTGGCCGTCCTGGGCTTCGCGCACAGCCAGCGCGGCGCCGGCAGCCTCGTCTCGATGCAGGTCGCGGGCTCCGGCGGCCACACGGACACCGTGACGGCCATGCTGGTGGTCTCCGGACTCGCCATCGCCCTCTTCATCACCCAGGGCTTCTCGACCGCGGTCTACCTCTCCGAGGAACTGGAGAACCCGCGCCGCAACGTGGCCCGTACGGTCCTGGCCACCCTCGCGATCTCGTCCGTGATCATCCTGGTCCCGGTCGTCGCGATCACCATGGGCGCCCCGGACCTCTCGGCCCTCACCGGCGGCGACATCAGCACCATGGTCACCGCCTGGTCCAACTCCGCCGTCGGCACCTTCGTCAGCCTCTGCGTCGCCCTCGCGATCATCAACGCGGGCATCGTCATGGTCATCCAGAACTCCCGGGTGCTGTTCGCCTCCGCCCGCGACAAGGCCTGGCCCGGACCGGTCAACAAGGGCCTCTCCCGGCTCGGCCGCTTCGGCTCCCCGTGGGTCGCCACCCTCCTCGTCGGCGTGCCGGGCGCCGCCCTCTGCTTCGTCAACCTGGACACGCTGTACGGCGTCACGGGCGTGTCCGTGACGGCCATGTACCTGCTCGTCGCGGTCGCCGCGCTGCTCGCCCGGCGCGGCAGCCACGCCCACACCCCCGCCTGGCGCATGCCGCTGTGGCCCGCCGTGCCCGTCCTGCTGATCGCCGTCCTCGCCTACATCCTCAGTCAGCAGGAGACGGTCTACCTCGTGTGGACCGGCGGCATCACGGCCGTCGCCACCCTCTACTGGGCCTTCTACCTGCGACCGCGCCGCGAGACCCGCTGGCTGGTGTCGATCCCCGAGGACGCGCAGGCCTGA